The Pirellulimonas nuda genome includes a region encoding these proteins:
- a CDS encoding DUF1559 family PulG-like putative transporter — MTAPTRRQTGFTLVELLVVIAIIGTLVALLLPAVSMARESGRRSACLNNLRQLTLAAIQFEGRFQRWPGSIEKLDNNRLASQEGEHFSTWPVSLLNDLEQANLFEVYAAGGAPEPFLSVMLCPSDGYKQRSGAANSYVANAGRAGPANAEKAANGPALNRAYRPLAEMREGMWRDGREYTLTYSESLEAPRFDEVGWSGFDRDWPLPDHTFIDGDYVSGGKDHLWASVFFWHNKPSEYVIINGRSAGCSTNCACDTADYSVRRYTSDCGNGFEDQRSAWARPSSNHPGGVNAAFAGGRVVFLKQDINYDVFRGLMTPNDRRSDSPNPGILIDDASY, encoded by the coding sequence ATGACGGCCCCAACACGAAGGCAAACGGGTTTTACGCTGGTCGAGCTGCTGGTGGTGATCGCCATCATCGGCACGCTGGTGGCGTTGCTGCTGCCGGCGGTGTCGATGGCGCGCGAGTCGGGGCGGCGTTCGGCATGCCTGAACAACCTGCGGCAGTTGACGCTGGCGGCGATCCAGTTCGAAGGGAGATTCCAGCGTTGGCCCGGGTCGATCGAGAAACTAGACAACAACCGGCTGGCGTCTCAGGAAGGAGAGCACTTTAGCACGTGGCCGGTGTCGCTGCTGAACGACCTGGAGCAGGCAAACCTGTTCGAGGTCTACGCCGCGGGGGGCGCCCCCGAGCCGTTCCTGTCGGTCATGCTCTGCCCCAGCGACGGCTACAAGCAGCGGTCGGGCGCGGCCAACTCGTACGTCGCCAACGCGGGGCGCGCGGGGCCCGCCAACGCAGAGAAGGCCGCAAACGGGCCGGCGCTAAACCGCGCCTACCGACCCCTGGCCGAGATGCGTGAAGGGATGTGGCGAGACGGCCGCGAGTACACGCTGACCTATTCTGAGTCGCTCGAGGCGCCCCGCTTCGACGAGGTGGGGTGGAGCGGGTTCGACCGAGACTGGCCACTGCCGGACCACACGTTCATCGACGGCGACTATGTCTCGGGGGGCAAAGACCACCTGTGGGCGTCCGTCTTCTTCTGGCACAACAAGCCGAGCGAGTACGTCATCATCAACGGTCGGTCGGCGGGGTGCTCCACCAACTGCGCGTGCGACACGGCCGACTACAGCGTCCGACGCTACACCAGCGATTGTGGGAACGGGTTCGAGGACCAGCGCTCCGCCTGGGCCAGACCCTCCAGCAACCACCCGGGCGGCGTGAACGCGGCGTTCGCCGGCGGACGCGTGGTCTTCCTCAAACAAGACATCAACTACGACGTCTTCCGCGGGCTGATGACCCCCAACGACCGCCGGTCGGACTCGCCCAACCCGGGGATCTTGATTGACGACGCGTCGTACTGA
- a CDS encoding ATP-binding response regulator produces the protein MSPWVKDAVCRYGFAIASTVAVTWVRIFLSVSLEDRVPFALYYVSVLLTAWVGGSGPAVLALVMGIFATALWVIPPEGSLLGGDPAHLVALFVYGLVGVVAIVLFRRNDEEHALSQQHARNCDAMSKQLSDSDRRKDEFLALLAHELRNPLATLRTGIEYMERPNLESHKRREVRRSMRRQLEQLVLIVEDLLDVSRYLRGGLTLKREVIDLRDVIDRAIEMVRPQIDSNEHDLKFSRPAFPAAVNGDPLRLIQVVTNLLSNAAKYTPRQGRIRIFLDSEPTEMVLHVVDNGIGVALESQNAIFELFTQANASSTRESQGLGIGLALVKQLVEMHGGQAAVSSEGPGRGSRFTVRLPAADPALMTEPTPELSGVFAALPSPPPTDRGRPTRVLVVDDNVDAARTLASLLKLDGYAVRAAHDGCSGIEQACAFKPDVILLDIGMPGMDGYETARRIRAQRIDPRPTIVAVTGWGSDRDRAQSQAAGIDIHLVKPIDMAELNRAMATVDRGAAECV, from the coding sequence ATGAGTCCTTGGGTGAAGGATGCGGTTTGTAGGTACGGGTTCGCGATCGCGAGCACTGTTGCGGTCACCTGGGTGCGGATTTTTCTATCGGTCTCGCTGGAAGACCGCGTCCCGTTTGCGCTCTACTACGTCTCCGTCCTGCTCACCGCTTGGGTCGGCGGATCGGGGCCGGCCGTGCTGGCGCTGGTGATGGGGATCTTCGCCACCGCGCTGTGGGTGATCCCGCCCGAGGGGAGCCTGCTGGGGGGCGACCCGGCCCACCTGGTGGCGCTGTTTGTGTACGGGCTGGTGGGCGTCGTCGCGATCGTGCTGTTCCGCCGCAACGACGAGGAGCACGCCCTCTCGCAGCAGCACGCGCGCAACTGCGACGCCATGTCGAAGCAGCTCAGCGACTCTGACCGCCGCAAGGACGAGTTCCTCGCCCTGCTGGCCCACGAGCTCCGCAACCCGCTGGCGACGCTCCGCACCGGCATCGAGTACATGGAGCGCCCCAACCTCGAATCGCACAAACGCCGCGAGGTGCGCCGCTCGATGCGCCGCCAGCTCGAACAGCTCGTGCTCATCGTCGAAGACCTGCTGGACGTCTCGCGCTACCTCCGCGGCGGCCTCACGCTCAAACGCGAGGTGATCGACCTGCGCGACGTGATCGACCGCGCCATCGAGATGGTCAGGCCGCAGATCGACAGCAACGAGCACGACCTGAAGTTCTCGCGGCCCGCGTTCCCCGCCGCGGTGAACGGCGACCCGCTGCGGCTGATCCAGGTGGTCACCAACCTGCTCTCCAACGCCGCCAAGTACACGCCGCGCCAGGGGCGGATCCGCATCTTCCTCGACTCCGAGCCGACCGAGATGGTGCTGCACGTCGTCGACAACGGCATCGGCGTCGCCCTCGAATCGCAGAACGCCATCTTCGAGCTGTTCACCCAGGCCAACGCCTCCAGCACGCGCGAGAGCCAGGGGCTGGGCATCGGCCTGGCGCTGGTGAAGCAACTGGTGGAGATGCACGGCGGGCAGGCGGCCGTGTCGAGCGAGGGCCCCGGACGCGGCAGCCGGTTCACGGTGCGCCTGCCCGCGGCAGACCCCGCCCTGATGACCGAGCCCACCCCGGAGCTCTCCGGCGTGTTCGCCGCACTGCCGTCTCCCCCGCCCACCGACCGCGGCCGGCCGACCCGCGTGCTGGTGGTAGACGACAACGTTGACGCGGCCCGCACGCTCGCCTCGTTGCTGAAGCTTGATGGCTACGCGGTACGCGCGGCCCACGACGGCTGCTCCGGCATCGAGCAGGCCTGCGCGTTCAAGCCCGACGTGATCCTGCTGGACATCGGCATGCCCGGCATGGACGGCTACGAGACCGCCCGCCGGATCCGCGCCCAGCGGATCGACCCCCGGCCGACCATCGTGGCGGTCACCGGGTGGGGGAGCGACCGCGACCGCGCCCAGTCGCAGGCCGCGGGGATCGACATCCACCTGGTCAAGCCGATCGACATGGCGGAGCTGAACCGCGCGATGGCCACGGTCGACCGCGGCGCGGCCGAGTGCGTGTGA
- a CDS encoding radical SAM protein, translating into MNPLPLHTQHSRSFETSRFVYPVLSRRSGGVSIGVNLNPDKVCNFDCVYCQVDRTTRSETRFVETDDLLGELRWSLRLAASGELFDHPRFRDVPPALRRLNDIAFSGDGEPTTYRNFDQLMTLAAGVKRELALDDVKMVLITNASMFHRPVVQRGLEVLDQNNGEVWAKLEAGTPEYFKQIDRTTIPFQRIVDNITAAAQTRPLVIQSLFMRVAGEAPPAAELEAFCDRLNEITAAGGRLRLVQVYTVARKPTESYVGPLEDAEVDAIVGLVHARTGLTAEPYYGVGTW; encoded by the coding sequence ATGAACCCCCTCCCGCTCCACACGCAGCACTCGCGGTCGTTCGAGACCAGCCGGTTTGTCTACCCGGTGCTCAGCCGGCGTAGCGGCGGGGTGTCGATCGGCGTCAACCTGAACCCCGACAAGGTCTGCAACTTCGACTGCGTCTACTGCCAGGTCGACCGCACCACGCGCAGCGAGACCCGGTTCGTGGAAACAGACGACCTGCTGGGTGAGCTGCGGTGGTCGCTGCGCCTGGCCGCGTCCGGCGAGTTGTTCGATCACCCGCGGTTCCGCGACGTCCCCCCCGCGTTGCGGCGGCTGAACGACATCGCCTTTAGCGGCGACGGCGAGCCGACCACGTACCGCAACTTCGATCAGTTGATGACCCTCGCCGCGGGGGTCAAGCGGGAGTTGGCGCTCGACGACGTCAAGATGGTGCTGATCACCAACGCCAGCATGTTCCACCGCCCCGTGGTGCAGCGCGGCCTCGAGGTGCTCGACCAGAACAACGGCGAGGTGTGGGCCAAGCTCGAGGCGGGCACCCCCGAGTACTTCAAGCAGATCGACCGCACCACGATCCCTTTCCAGCGGATCGTCGACAACATCACGGCCGCCGCGCAGACGCGGCCGCTGGTGATCCAGTCGCTCTTCATGCGCGTCGCGGGCGAGGCGCCCCCCGCGGCAGAGCTAGAGGCGTTCTGCGACCGGCTGAATGAGATCACCGCAGCCGGCGGCCGGCTGCGGCTGGTGCAGGTGTACACGGTCGCCCGCAAGCCGACCGAGTCGTACGTCGGCCCGCTGGAAGACGCCGAGGTCGACGCGATCGTGGGCCTCGTTCACGCCCGAACCGGTTTGACCGCCGAGCCTTACTACGGCGTAGGGACGTGGTGA
- a CDS encoding ribbon-helix-helix domain-containing protein, with protein MTLPVPNDLAQEIADRIAAGQYKSEEDFVRAAVEALRRQDTELAAIEEGIAAWREGRVSDLDEFSAELRKEFGWEEDK; from the coding sequence ATGACGCTGCCCGTGCCCAACGACCTCGCCCAAGAAATCGCCGATCGCATCGCGGCGGGGCAGTACAAGAGCGAAGAAGATTTCGTGCGCGCCGCGGTCGAAGCGCTCCGCCGCCAGGACACCGAGCTGGCGGCGATCGAAGAGGGGATTGCTGCGTGGCGCGAAGGCCGCGTGAGTGACCTCGACGAGTTCTCAGCCGAACTGCGAAAGGAGTTTGGCTGGGAAGAAGACAAGTGA
- a CDS encoding response regulator, with amino-acid sequence MLVLSRGPQDKVVFPNLGISVEILRVSGNKVRIGVDAPDNVRVLRHELVDTLGAQLQAEAAKQGADDPAAAKRRHDLRNRLNTAHLGLSLVQKQLEAGLQDDALESLARAITQLDRIDSEQDPPAKPPATPPRRRALLVEDDQNESELLAGYLRLSGFEVDTAADGLQALVQLARQDRPDMVLLDMNMPRMNGRKTIDTIRANPDYRGVKVFAVTGEDPGSGGVEIGPRGVDRWFTKPIKPGELVREMSGDLEHAGH; translated from the coding sequence ATGCTCGTTCTCTCGCGCGGCCCGCAAGACAAGGTGGTTTTCCCGAACCTCGGCATCTCGGTAGAGATCCTCCGCGTCAGCGGCAACAAGGTGCGGATCGGCGTCGACGCCCCGGACAACGTCCGAGTGCTCCGCCACGAGCTGGTCGACACGCTCGGCGCGCAGCTACAGGCCGAGGCCGCCAAGCAGGGCGCCGACGACCCCGCCGCGGCCAAACGCCGGCACGACCTCCGCAACCGGCTGAACACGGCCCACCTGGGGCTGAGCCTGGTGCAGAAGCAGCTCGAGGCGGGGCTGCAAGACGACGCCCTCGAGTCGCTCGCCCGCGCCATCACGCAGCTCGACCGGATCGACTCCGAGCAAGACCCCCCCGCCAAGCCCCCGGCCACGCCGCCGCGGCGCCGTGCGCTGCTGGTGGAGGACGACCAGAACGAGAGCGAGCTGCTGGCCGGCTACCTGCGGCTCAGCGGGTTCGAGGTCGACACCGCGGCCGACGGCCTGCAAGCGCTGGTGCAGCTCGCCCGACAGGACCGGCCCGACATGGTGCTGTTGGACATGAACATGCCGCGGATGAACGGCCGCAAGACCATCGACACCATCCGCGCCAACCCCGACTACCGAGGCGTGAAGGTGTTTGCCGTGACCGGAGAAGACCCCGGCTCCGGGGGGGTAGAGATCGGCCCGCGCGGCGTGGACCGCTGGTTCACCAAGCCCATCAAGCCGGGCGAACTGGTCCGTGAGATGAGCGGCGACCTCGAGCACGCCGGCCACTAG